A region from the bacterium genome encodes:
- a CDS encoding O-antigen ligase family protein — protein sequence MKRALQRIILFGLIIYSTFATTSTSLQVGSICLGILGLIPLFFLDYKRLKGIPFNLPILCFIIALILSSLFSQSPMASLLKTESIARKILVYYLVTIGVSESKWAKRLIYLTLIGAGIGAIYTFAIEAFHLSEKRLSFNRSLGGACGMLVPLGICMCFIASLKVQRIGFSVISFFLLILLLLTSTRGAYFGVIIAIIFMSLWEKRVLLFLLIFLLFSFILPINQRLIQTSNPNYFPNLERIYIWKEGLEIIKDNPLFGIGPAGIETIYKGNRQIRHYHNNFLEIGVKGGLLSLSAFIWLLVAIIRFCFKALKNEEHFVLKFGLCASLIDWLVHSLVDTTYVGNLGYLFWFLLGLFVVINRENGA from the coding sequence ATGAAAAGGGCTCTTCAAAGAATAATCCTATTTGGATTGATAATCTATAGCACTTTTGCAACTACCTCTACATCCTTGCAAGTAGGAAGTATATGCCTTGGAATCCTTGGTTTAATCCCCTTGTTTTTTCTTGATTACAAAAGGCTTAAGGGGATTCCATTTAATCTCCCCATTCTATGCTTTATTATAGCCCTTATTCTCTCGAGTCTATTTTCCCAATCCCCTATGGCTTCCCTTCTTAAAACAGAGTCAATTGCAAGAAAGATTTTGGTCTATTATCTTGTAACTATTGGGGTCTCTGAGAGCAAATGGGCAAAGAGGCTTATCTATCTGACCCTAATTGGAGCAGGAATAGGTGCAATATATACATTTGCAATAGAAGCATTTCACTTAAGTGAAAAGAGATTATCTTTTAATCGCAGCTTGGGGGGAGCCTGTGGAATGCTTGTTCCTCTTGGGATTTGTATGTGTTTTATCGCCTCCTTAAAGGTTCAGAGGATTGGTTTTTCTGTCATCTCCTTTTTTCTTCTTATCCTCCTCCTCCTTACCTCTACAAGGGGGGCATATTTTGGCGTGATTATAGCTATTATATTTATGTCTCTGTGGGAAAAAAGGGTATTACTCTTTCTTTTGATTTTTTTGCTATTTAGCTTTATCCTTCCTATTAACCAGAGGTTAATCCAAACATCCAATCCCAACTACTTTCCAAACTTAGAAAGGATATATATCTGGAAAGAGGGATTAGAGATAATTAAAGATAATCCTTTATTTGGTATAGGACCAGCAGGCATTGAGACAATCTACAAGGGTAATCGCCAGATCCGTCACTATCATAACAATTTCTTGGAGATAGGTGTAAAGGGAGGGTTATTAAGTTTATCTGCGTTTATCTGGCTATTGGTTGCAATTATAAGGTTTTGTTTCAAAGCCCTTAAGAATGAAGAGCATTTTGTCTTAAAATTTGGTCTTTGTGCCTCCCTCATCGACTGGCTTGTCCATAGCTTGGTTGATACGACATATGTGGGAAATTTGGGTTATCTTTTCTGGTTTCTTCTGGGGCTTTTTGTGGTAATCAATAGAGAAAATGGAGCCTAA
- the tsaB gene encoding tRNA (adenosine(37)-N6)-threonylcarbamoyltransferase complex dimerization subunit type 1 TsaB: MKALGIETSTPIGSIAIVNEKNIIASSIFSSNVLNYGEWLGLEIKHLLSISNTSISDIGLIAVSSGPGSFSGLRTGMAFGYGISKGLNIPVVSVATLDGLSFHFIEDERQVCPIIDAKRKRIYTALYKKKRKISDYITCTIDDLFPLIREETIFLGDGALLYKDLIREGLGNLAHFALSFKNIPLSINIAFLGVEYFKKGKINDGCIYP, from the coding sequence ATGAAGGCATTAGGAATAGAGACATCAACCCCAATTGGAAGTATTGCCATTGTGAACGAAAAAAATATCATTGCATCCTCTATATTTTCCTCAAATGTTCTAAATTATGGAGAATGGCTTGGTTTAGAAATCAAGCACCTCCTTTCCATTTCAAATACATCCATTTCTGATATAGGGCTTATTGCTGTCTCATCTGGACCAGGCTCATTTAGCGGCTTAAGGACAGGCATGGCATTTGGATATGGTATATCAAAGGGTCTTAATATTCCTGTTGTCTCTGTTGCTACCCTTGATGGCCTATCCTTTCATTTTATTGAGGATGAAAGGCAGGTCTGTCCAATCATAGATGCAAAGAGAAAAAGGATTTATACAGCCTTATATAAGAAAAAGAGAAAGATTTCTGATTATATAACCTGCACAATAGATGACCTATTCCCCTTAATCAGGGAAGAAACCATTTTTCTAGGTGATGGTGCCTTGCTTTATAAAGACCTAATAAGAGAAGGCCTTGGAAACCTTGCCCATTTTGCCCTTTCTTTCAAAAATATACCCCTTTCAATAAACATTGCATTTCTTGGGGTTGAATACTTTAAAAAGGGAAAGATAAATGACGGGTGTATCTATCCATAA
- the rimI gene encoding ribosomal protein S18-alanine N-acetyltransferase, translating to MTGVSIHKLTHNDLKEVLEIENLSFKDPWTKGMFEEEMKNGNFYVAKEGEKIIGYGGFRMIEDEVSLVNLAIHPLFRRRGIGSFLLLHLIEMAKVKKGEMMFLEVRRSNISAISFYHKHNFKERGVRKGYYEDREDAIVMACKL from the coding sequence ATGACGGGTGTATCTATCCATAAGCTTACCCATAATGACCTAAAAGAGGTGCTAGAGATAGAAAATTTGTCATTCAAAGACCCCTGGACAAAAGGGATGTTTGAGGAGGAAATGAAAAATGGGAATTTTTATGTGGCAAAAGAGGGAGAAAAAATTATCGGATATGGTGGATTTAGGATGATAGAAGATGAAGTATCCCTGGTTAATCTTGCCATTCATCCATTGTTCAGAAGAAGGGGTATTGGCTCTTTTCTTTTATTACATCTTATAGAAATGGCAAAGGTAAAAAAAGGAGAAATGATGTTCCTTGAGGTAAGAAGGTCAAACATTTCTGCAATCTCATTCTATCATAAGCACAATTTTAAGGAGAGAGGGGTAAGAAAGGGTTATTATGAAGATAGGGAGGATGCCATTGTAATGGCTTGTAAGCTATGA